A single genomic interval of Stenotrophomonas sp. ZAC14D1_NAIMI4_1 harbors:
- a CDS encoding OmpA family protein — protein sequence MRVCNPLHFLLPLLLAAAPLAAQNTAAGAPAATERPVVIEGVVPDQATKAKLLNNLRAVYGADRVVDRIQVETIATPPNWGDYVSGMINPGLKRVSPGKLEVNGQSVRITGEVGNEALRQQVASDLSLASNTSYTVTNALKLGSQQNVLDQTLANRIIEFQSGSARLTPFGMGILDEMVAKMAQMPDSRFLIIGHTDNVGQRESNLALSHGRALAVKNYMMAKGIPGSHMDVLGKGPDEPVADNTSNDGRARNRRIEFKIQ from the coding sequence ATGCGCGTGTGCAACCCTCTCCACTTCCTGCTGCCGCTCCTGCTGGCGGCTGCACCGTTGGCCGCGCAGAACACCGCCGCGGGCGCGCCTGCGGCAACCGAGCGGCCGGTGGTCATCGAAGGTGTGGTTCCTGACCAGGCAACCAAGGCCAAGCTGTTGAACAACCTGCGTGCGGTGTACGGCGCCGATCGCGTGGTCGACCGGATCCAGGTGGAGACGATCGCGACCCCGCCGAACTGGGGCGACTACGTCTCGGGCATGATCAACCCGGGCCTGAAGCGTGTCTCGCCCGGCAAGCTGGAAGTCAATGGGCAGTCGGTGCGCATCACCGGCGAGGTCGGCAACGAGGCGCTGCGCCAGCAGGTCGCCAGCGACCTCAGCCTGGCCAGCAATACCAGCTACACGGTGACGAACGCCCTGAAGTTGGGTTCCCAGCAGAACGTGTTGGACCAGACGCTGGCCAACCGCATCATCGAGTTCCAGAGTGGCAGTGCCCGCCTGACCCCGTTCGGCATGGGCATCCTGGACGAAATGGTGGCCAAGATGGCGCAGATGCCGGACAGCCGGTTCCTCATCATCGGCCACACCGACAACGTGGGCCAGCGCGAATCGAACCTGGCGCTGAGCCACGGGCGCGCGCTTGCGGTGAAGAACTACATGATGGCCAAGGGCATCCCGGGCAGCCACATGGACGTGCTGGGCAAGGGGCCGGACGAGCCGGTGGCCGACAACACCAGCAACGACGGCCGCGCCCGCAACCGTCGCATCGAATTCAAGATCCAGTAA